The following coding sequences are from one Gossypium hirsutum isolate 1008001.06 chromosome A12, Gossypium_hirsutum_v2.1, whole genome shotgun sequence window:
- the LOC107886078 gene encoding peroxisome biogenesis protein 19-2: MADHSDDLDQLLDSALDDFQNLNLTSPPQREGGGDGEEKKQESGSLPSGVVGLGMGLPDLKSKKKGKQKVSSESHVTEALDKMREQTRETIKGLESMSKPGGDDFEEDGLIDDWVKQFEELSGSQDMESIVESMMQQLLSKEILHEPMKEIGERYPKWLEEHKSSLSKEEYERYSNQYELMKELNGVYENDPNNFTRIFDLMQKMQECGQPPNDIVQELAPKFDLTNLSQLSPEILDSQQGCCIM, encoded by the exons ATGGCAGATCACTCTGATGATTTAGACCAACTACTTGACA GTGCTTTGGACGATTTCCAGAATCTCAACCTTACCTCTCCTCCTCAAAG GGAAGGAGGAGGAGATGgtgaagaaaagaagcaagaatcTGGTTCTTTACCAAGTGGGGTTGTAGGATTAGGAATGGGATTACCTGACTTGAAGAGcaagaaaaagggaaagcaaAAGGTGTCAAGTGAATCCCATGTCACAGAGGCTCTTGATAAGATGAGAGAACAAACTAGAGAGACTATAAAAGGATTGGAATCAATGTCGAAACCTGGCGGAGATGATTTTGAAGAGGATGGATTGATCGACGATTGGGTGAAGCAGTTTGAGGAGCTTTCTGGGTCTCAG GACATGGAATCCATTGTGGAGAGTATGATGCAACAACTTTTGTCTAAGGAGATTCTTCATGAACCCATGAAGGAAATTGGAGAAAGATACCCAAAGTGGTTAGAAGAGCATAAATCCAGTTTGAGCAAAGAAGAATATGAACGTTACTCCAACCAATATGAACTGATGAAGGAGCTTAATGGAGTTTATGAAAATGATCCTAATAACTTCACCAGGATTTTTGACCTCATGCAAAAAATGCAAGAATGTGGCCAACCACCAAATGATATCGTGCAAGAGCTCGCTCCTAAGTTTGATTTAACCAATCTTAGCCAGCT ATCCCCAGAAATTCTCGACTCACAGCAAGGCTGTTGTATAATGTGA
- the LOC121211131 gene encoding probable pectinesterase 68, producing MESCSFLLFYFCFVFVFASFFCPAPSLSVATRPVVNQTACTTNSTRHRHKWIGPIGHRLITVDINGLGHFRSVQDAVDAVPENNRKNVLIRISAGYYIEKVVVPATKPYITMQGAGREVTFIEWHDRASDLGSNGQQLRTYQTASVTVYANYFSARNISFKNTAPAPMPGMQGWQAVALRISGDKAYFSGCGFYGAQDTLCDDAGRHYFKECYIEGSIDFIFGNGRSMYKDCELHSIATRFGSIAAHDRNSPDEKTGFAFVNCKVTGTGPLYVGRAMGQYSRIVYAYTYFDDLVAHGGWDDWDHVSYKNKTAFFGVYKCWGPGAAAVRGVSWARELKFDEAHPFLAKSFVNGRHWIAPWDA from the exons ATGGAGTCGTGTAGTTTTTTGTTATTCTACTTCTGTTTTGTCTTcgtttttgcttcttttttctgTCCTGCGCCGTCATTATCCGTAGCAACAAGGCCGGTCGTCAATCAAACTGCTTGTACTACTAATTCCACAAGGCACCGCCATAAGTGGATCGGACCCATCGGTCACCGGCTGATTACCGTCGACATTAACGGGTTGGGTCATTTCCGGTCAGTACAAGATGCCGTTGATGCAGTCCCggaaaataatagaaagaatgtTCTAATTCGAATCAGCGCTGGATATTACAT AGAGAAAGTGGTGGTGCCAGCGACAAAGCCATACATTACGATGCAGGGAGCAGGGAGGGAGGTGACGTTCATCGAATGGCATGATCGAGCAAGTGATCTTGGATCCAACGGCCAACAGTTGCGTACTTATCAAACTGCTTCTGTCACTGTGTATGCTAATTATTTCTCTGCTAGAAATATCAGCTTCAAG AATACAGCACCGGCACCGATGCCAGGAATGCAAGGATGGCAAGCAGTGGCGTTGCGGATATCGGGCGACAAGGCGTATTTCTCAGGCTGTGGATTCTACGGTGCACAAGACACTCTTTGTGATGATGCTGGTCGTCATTACTTCAAGGAATGTTACATCGAGGGGTCAATTGATTTCATCTTTGGAAATGGCCGGTCCATGTACAAA GACTGTGAGCTGCATTCCATAGCCACGAGATTCGGATCCATTGCAGCGCACGACCGAAACTCACCCGACGAGAAGACGGGCTTTGCTTTCGTGAATTGCAAGGTGACGGGTACTGGTCCACTTTATGTGGGTCGAGCCATGGGTCAATACTCCAGGATTGTCTACGCTTACACTTACTTTGATGACCTGGTTGCTCATGGTGGGTGGGACGACTGGGACCATGTCAGCTACAAAAATAA GACTGCGTTTTTTGGGGTTTATAAGTGCTGGGGTCCCGGAGCTGCGGCGGTGCGTGGAGTATCATGGGCCAGGGAACTAAAGTTCGATGAGGCGCATCCCTTTCTAGCCAAAAGTTTTGTCAATGGTAGACACTGGATTGCACCGTGGGATGCTTAA